One genomic segment of Profundibacter amoris includes these proteins:
- a CDS encoding ABC transporter permease, with the protein MPFQLILGALLTSFFVIAVLVSFVWTPHDVTVLTIADKLQPPSDKYWLGTDHFGRDLFSMLMVGARTSIAVAIVAVGIGMGIGVPLGLMAAANKGSLLDEVIMRGNDLIFAFPSLVIAILITAVFGPSALNAILAIGIFNIPVFARVSRGAALSIWTLDYILAARTFGKGRVRISAEHILPNIANLLIVQGTIQFSLGILAEAGLSYVGLGAQPPTPSWGRMLADAQTMIYTKPMLAILPGMAIVLMVLGLNLMGDGLRDLLDPRIRRER; encoded by the coding sequence CTGCCTTTCCAACTGATCCTCGGGGCCTTGCTGACATCGTTTTTTGTCATTGCCGTGCTGGTGTCCTTTGTCTGGACACCGCATGACGTCACCGTGCTGACCATTGCCGACAAGCTGCAACCGCCATCGGACAAATACTGGCTGGGCACTGACCATTTCGGGCGCGATCTGTTTTCCATGCTGATGGTCGGCGCGCGCACCTCGATTGCTGTGGCGATTGTCGCGGTAGGCATCGGCATGGGCATCGGCGTGCCGCTGGGCCTGATGGCGGCGGCCAACAAGGGCAGCCTGCTGGACGAGGTAATCATGCGCGGCAATGACCTGATCTTTGCCTTTCCCTCGCTTGTCATCGCCATACTGATCACCGCTGTTTTCGGCCCCTCGGCCCTGAATGCGATCCTTGCCATCGGTATTTTCAACATCCCCGTTTTCGCCCGTGTTTCCCGTGGCGCGGCGCTGTCGATCTGGACGCTGGACTATATCCTTGCCGCGCGCACATTCGGCAAAGGGCGGGTGCGGATTTCGGCAGAACACATCCTGCCCAACATCGCCAACCTGCTGATCGTGCAGGGCACCATCCAGTTTTCGCTGGGCATTCTGGCCGAAGCGGGCCTGTCCTATGTCGGCCTTGGCGCACAGCCCCCGACCCCCAGCTGGGGCCGGATGCTGGCCGACGCGCAGACCATGATCTACACCAAACCGATGCTGGCCATCCTGCCCGGCATGGCGATTGTGCTGATGGTTCTGGGGCTGAACCTGATGGGCGACGGGTTGCGCGATCTGCTGGACCCACGGATCAGGAGGGAGCGTTGA